The proteins below are encoded in one region of Armatimonadota bacterium:
- a CDS encoding ABC transporter ATP-binding protein, giving the protein MLLEVRDIRKRFGGVIALDGVSFTVTERERLGLIGPNGAGKTTLFHVVSGFLRPDGGRVVFAGRDVTGIPAHRVCRLGLVRTFQIVQPFAQMTVLDNVTVSYLYGRYGRGATVGQARAQARRILHWLHLDDLADQPADSLNLPERKRLEMARALGTGPRLLCLDEVMAGLVQEDLEHMAQTVRRLNEELGLTIVMVEHNVRLTARLCDRVVVLDQGRLIADGPPEAVMADPQVVRAYLGERRAEVLGA; this is encoded by the coding sequence GTGCTGCTGGAGGTCCGAGACATCCGCAAGCGATTCGGGGGCGTCATCGCTCTCGACGGAGTGAGCTTCACGGTCACCGAGCGCGAGAGGTTGGGCCTGATCGGCCCCAACGGAGCCGGCAAGACGACACTGTTCCACGTCGTCTCCGGTTTCCTGCGTCCGGATGGCGGTCGCGTCGTGTTCGCGGGGCGGGACGTGACGGGGATCCCCGCCCATCGCGTCTGTCGGCTCGGCCTGGTGCGCACGTTCCAGATCGTGCAACCCTTCGCGCAGATGACTGTCCTCGACAACGTGACGGTGAGCTACCTGTACGGGCGGTACGGGCGCGGGGCGACCGTCGGGCAGGCTCGAGCCCAGGCGCGCCGCATCCTGCACTGGCTGCACCTGGACGATCTCGCTGACCAACCAGCCGACTCCCTCAACCTCCCGGAGCGCAAGCGGCTGGAGATGGCACGGGCCCTGGGCACCGGGCCACGCCTGCTCTGCCTGGACGAGGTCATGGCGGGCCTCGTGCAGGAGGACCTCGAGCATATGGCGCAGACGGTACGGCGCCTCAACGAAGAGCTGGGCCTCACGATCGTCATGGTCGAGCACAACGTACGCCTCACCGCCCGGCTGTGCGATCGAGTGGTCGTCCTCGATCAGGGGCGCCTGATCGCCGACGGCCCTCCGGAGGCGGTGATGGCCGATCCCCAGGTTGTCCGGGCGTACTTGGGCGAGCGCCGCGCCGAGGTGCTGGGTGCTTGA
- a CDS encoding amino acid ABC transporter substrate-binding protein, whose protein sequence is MNKAWAVRIVAAITLSLLTVGAMAAPAPSIRLGGTLAVTGPFAAEWGPVYQQFMREWVRAINEDGGIMVRELGRRLPVEMVLYDDESSADKAVELYERLAAVDNVLMFFGPATSPITLRASTVAERLRIPMVAMEANDRAIFARNFRYLFGTLAPGLWWTRSYFELVGQSVSAGTPVRTVAFVYEDSAHTRDVTAGAVAYAREAGLRIVDQQIVPFGHSDFSAVLARWRALNPDVMFLGLWTAPSIAFLRQARELGLRPKETYVRALAFPFVQAVGGTAEDVVGATYTARRALDERSRRIFQRMGRDPYDLPWVANRIVALDVIRAAIERTGRLDREAIAQTMRDPQFEVRTVIGAFRFSWNLTVAGQVLNGHGNQTAYVAQIQDGKVNVVWPRELADTAYRRPR, encoded by the coding sequence ATGAACAAGGCGTGGGCAGTGCGGATCGTGGCGGCGATCACCCTCAGCCTCCTGACGGTGGGAGCGATGGCGGCGCCGGCGCCCAGCATCCGACTCGGCGGCACGCTCGCGGTGACCGGTCCGTTTGCGGCCGAGTGGGGTCCCGTTTACCAGCAGTTCATGCGGGAGTGGGTCCGCGCGATCAACGAGGACGGCGGGATCATGGTCCGCGAACTCGGCCGGCGGCTGCCCGTCGAGATGGTCCTGTACGACGACGAGAGCTCGGCGGACAAGGCGGTGGAGCTGTACGAACGGTTGGCGGCGGTCGACAACGTGCTGATGTTCTTCGGCCCGGCGACCAGCCCGATCACCCTGCGGGCGTCCACCGTCGCCGAGCGCCTGCGCATCCCGATGGTCGCGATGGAGGCCAACGACCGCGCGATCTTCGCCCGCAACTTCCGATACCTGTTCGGGACCCTGGCACCCGGGCTGTGGTGGACGCGCAGCTATTTCGAGCTTGTAGGCCAAAGCGTTTCCGCGGGCACACCCGTACGCACGGTGGCGTTCGTGTACGAAGACAGCGCACATACGCGCGACGTGACCGCCGGTGCCGTCGCGTACGCGCGCGAGGCCGGACTGCGCATCGTCGACCAGCAGATCGTCCCGTTCGGTCACTCGGACTTCTCGGCGGTCCTGGCACGGTGGCGCGCCCTCAATCCCGACGTGATGTTCCTGGGCCTCTGGACCGCCCCGTCGATCGCGTTTTTGCGCCAGGCGCGCGAACTGGGATTGCGGCCCAAGGAGACGTACGTGCGGGCGCTGGCCTTCCCGTTCGTCCAGGCGGTGGGCGGAACCGCCGAGGACGTGGTCGGGGCCACCTACACCGCACGCCGTGCCCTGGACGAGCGCTCGCGGCGCATCTTCCAGCGCATGGGACGCGACCCCTACGACCTGCCCTGGGTGGCCAACCGCATCGTGGCCCTGGACGTCATCCGGGCGGCGATCGAGCGAACCGGCCGCCTGGACCGTGAGGCCATCGCGCAGACGATGCGCGATCCGCAGTTCGAAGTCCGCACGGTCATCGGCGCGTTCCGCTTCAGCTGGAACCTGACGGTCGCCGGCCAGGTGCTGAACGGGCACGGCAACCAGACGGCGTACGTCGCGCAGATCCAGGACGGGAAGGTGAACGTGGTCTGGCCGCGCGAGCTCGCCGACACCGCGTACCGGCGCCCTCGGTAG
- a CDS encoding SDR family oxidoreductase gives MELGLRDKVVFITGGSKGIGRACALEFAREGARVAICARGEPALRAAADAIRTETGSPVFWIAGDMTKWEDAQRCVDAAAAHFGGLDVLVNCAGASPGGLLLDLTEDDWQLSLQLKFMGYVRCTKAAVPHLLRRGGGRIVNVVGNDGIKPAYWELTASAANAADLAMTSALAEQYGPHGILVNAVNPGPVATERWDGLVAAYARDKGMSIEQASRRAIESIPLGRICTPEEVAAVVVFVASERASFMNGAWITLDGGQRKAIMDV, from the coding sequence ATGGAACTGGGACTCCGAGACAAGGTGGTGTTCATTACCGGCGGGTCCAAGGGCATCGGGCGAGCCTGCGCACTCGAGTTCGCCCGCGAAGGCGCTCGCGTGGCGATCTGCGCGCGGGGCGAGCCCGCTTTGCGCGCGGCCGCGGATGCGATCCGCACCGAGACCGGCAGTCCAGTCTTCTGGATTGCGGGGGACATGACGAAGTGGGAGGACGCGCAGCGGTGCGTCGACGCGGCTGCGGCGCACTTCGGCGGCCTCGACGTCCTCGTCAACTGCGCCGGCGCCTCCCCCGGCGGGCTGCTGTTGGACCTCACCGAGGACGACTGGCAACTCAGCCTCCAGCTGAAGTTCATGGGGTACGTCCGCTGCACCAAGGCCGCCGTCCCCCACCTGCTGCGGCGGGGCGGCGGGAGGATCGTCAACGTGGTCGGCAACGATGGGATCAAACCGGCGTACTGGGAGCTGACCGCCAGCGCCGCCAACGCCGCCGACCTCGCGATGACCTCCGCGCTGGCCGAGCAGTACGGCCCTCACGGGATCCTCGTCAACGCCGTCAACCCCGGCCCGGTGGCCACGGAGCGGTGGGATGGTCTGGTCGCCGCCTACGCGCGGGACAAGGGGATGTCGATCGAACAGGCCAGCCGGCGGGCCATCGAGAGCATCCCGCTGGGGCGCATCTGCACACCCGAGGAGGTGGCCGCGGTGGTCGTGTTCGTGGCTTCGGAGCGCGCCAGCTTCATGAACGGCGCGTGGATCACGCTCGACGGCGGTCAGCGAAAGGCGATCATGGACGTCTGA
- a CDS encoding nitrilase-related carbon-nitrogen hydrolase, with protein MKVRVAVIQMAGCWDDPTSTRERIADLLGCAADAGAALAVLPELSTVSYDFCSRADVESAAEPLDGPTVQQWTAIAAQTGMHLVAGLPERLGTRLYNTAVLVGPAGLVGAYRKAHLYHHEREVFDPGDAAPGVWQTPLGRIGMLICYDLRFAEVVRLLMLRGAHIVCVPTTWTDRGKSRPWDDRGWCGADYLAAGHAYGSRLWIACANRAGQDGGVRALGCSGVFAPSGFAVAGPGPHAEEALLVADCDLHAAEGSRRTPEMDLVADRRPELYGELARATSVVYESR; from the coding sequence ATGAAGGTACGGGTGGCCGTGATCCAGATGGCGGGATGCTGGGACGACCCCACATCCACGCGGGAGCGCATCGCCGATCTGCTCGGCTGCGCGGCGGACGCCGGAGCGGCGCTCGCCGTGCTCCCGGAGTTGTCCACGGTGTCGTACGACTTTTGCTCTCGCGCTGACGTGGAATCCGCAGCCGAGCCGTTGGACGGCCCGACGGTGCAGCAGTGGACGGCGATTGCGGCGCAGACGGGGATGCACCTGGTCGCAGGGCTCCCGGAGCGTTTGGGGACGCGTCTGTACAACACGGCCGTGCTCGTAGGACCGGCGGGCCTGGTCGGCGCCTATCGCAAAGCCCACCTGTACCACCACGAGCGAGAGGTGTTCGACCCAGGGGACGCGGCACCCGGTGTCTGGCAGACACCCTTGGGCCGGATCGGAATGCTGATCTGCTACGACCTCAGGTTCGCGGAAGTGGTCCGCCTGCTGATGCTCAGGGGCGCGCACATCGTCTGTGTGCCGACGACCTGGACAGACCGTGGCAAGTCCCGGCCGTGGGACGACCGCGGGTGGTGCGGTGCGGACTACCTGGCTGCCGGCCACGCATACGGCAGCCGGCTGTGGATCGCCTGCGCCAACCGCGCAGGCCAAGACGGAGGGGTGCGCGCGCTCGGCTGCAGCGGTGTGTTCGCGCCCAGTGGGTTCGCCGTCGCCGGACCCGGTCCGCACGCGGAGGAAGCGCTGTTGGTCGCGGACTGCGATCTGCATGCGGCCGAAGGATCGCGCCGCACCCCCGAGATGGATCTCGTCGCCGACCGTCGACCCGAACTCTATGGGGAGTTGGCACGGGCGACGTCCGTCGTGTACGAGTCGCGATAG
- a CDS encoding VOC family protein has product MRVRGIHHIGVVVRDAQAVARTLRDALGLEVQHWEDYGPGVLRIGFVPVAGTLVELIQPLADDFNRRWLDEHGEGIQHVALQVDDIEDAMRWLRARGVELREANPRPGAGNTLIAFLAQPLVEGLLVELTQPLQDGP; this is encoded by the coding sequence ATGAGGGTACGCGGAATCCACCACATCGGCGTGGTCGTGCGCGACGCGCAGGCGGTCGCCCGGACGTTGCGCGACGCCCTGGGACTGGAGGTCCAACACTGGGAAGACTACGGGCCGGGGGTCCTGCGGATCGGGTTCGTGCCCGTGGCGGGAACGCTCGTGGAACTCATCCAGCCCCTGGCCGACGACTTCAACCGGCGTTGGCTGGACGAGCACGGCGAGGGGATACAACACGTCGCGCTTCAGGTCGATGACATTGAAGACGCGATGCGCTGGCTGCGTGCGCGAGGGGTGGAACTCCGCGAGGCGAACCCGCGCCCGGGGGCCGGCAACACGCTCATCGCGTTCCTCGCCCAACCCCTCGTCGAAGGCCTTTTGGTCGAACTCACGCAGCCCCTGCAGGACGGGCCATGA
- a CDS encoding cyclase family protein codes for MRWVDLTIPWGPEVQPVPGHPHIYYVPIHHHELHGLSTGFATFSIHTGTHVDAPYHFVPDGLTIDRVPLEWLNGPAVMLDLRSGARPGEPLMVDHLVGAIQGPSELQDRRVVLWTGWAQAHWNDPSLYKDNPYLSEEAARWLVERGARALAVDFPVDGGPAKPAGQPKYPVHRITLGANVCLIENLINLDRIGRQHFTLIAMPVPVRGGNGGPARVAALVDP; via the coding sequence ATGCGGTGGGTCGACCTGACGATCCCCTGGGGCCCAGAAGTCCAACCCGTCCCCGGCCACCCGCACATCTACTACGTGCCCATCCACCACCACGAACTGCACGGTCTGTCCACCGGCTTTGCCACGTTCAGCATCCACACCGGCACCCACGTCGATGCCCCCTACCACTTCGTGCCCGACGGACTGACCATCGACCGCGTGCCCCTGGAGTGGCTGAACGGTCCGGCCGTGATGCTGGACTTACGCTCTGGGGCGCGGCCGGGAGAACCACTGATGGTCGATCACCTCGTCGGCGCCATCCAAGGTCCCTCGGAGCTACAGGATCGACGCGTGGTCCTGTGGACCGGGTGGGCCCAGGCGCACTGGAACGATCCGTCGCTGTACAAGGACAACCCGTACCTGTCGGAAGAGGCGGCGCGCTGGCTGGTCGAACGGGGCGCGCGGGCGCTGGCCGTGGACTTCCCCGTCGACGGCGGGCCTGCCAAGCCGGCGGGACAACCCAAGTATCCGGTCCACCGGATCACTTTGGGAGCGAACGTCTGCCTCATCGAGAACCTGATCAACCTGGATCGGATCGGGCGGCAGCATTTCACGCTGATCGCGATGCCCGTCCCGGTCAGAGGAGGAAACGGCGGACCGGCGCGGGTCGCAGCCCTAGTCGACCCATGA